A stretch of Bacteroidales bacterium DNA encodes these proteins:
- a CDS encoding HD domain-containing protein has protein sequence MTVSIEEYKKRIVQLEKKNKDLKVQVEELIRKNEKNEKVLSDLSIGTGARESRISSASKTLRYKMVTVLFSDVKGFTKLTGQMDAEALIDELDKFFFKFDEVVKKFNIEKIKSIGDTYMAAGGIPKKNRTNPVEVILAAIEMREYLRDLQKEHAKHNIQVWDLTFGLHTGPVVAGVVGKKKISYEIKGDTVNIASRIESSSEVGKINISAMTYEFVKDYFICEYRGKMPIKYMGDIDMYTVKSFRPELSTDKKGLIPNKNFRTKFQLIRYDDLNEVVLDRLEQELPKYLFYHNLKHTIDVVIEVEIIGKGEGINEEELLLLKTAALFHDSGQIYGAKDHEDKSCEIAREILPKYDYDEEQINAICDIIMATKLPPEPKTKLENIICDSDLDYLGRSDFIPVSNTLFKELAEQNIITDENEWNKMQVKFISGHQYFTKTANNLREVNKQKQIDRIKSLIY, from the coding sequence ATGACTGTAAGTATTGAGGAATATAAAAAAAGAATTGTACAACTTGAGAAAAAGAATAAAGATCTAAAAGTACAAGTTGAAGAACTTATAAGGAAAAATGAAAAAAACGAAAAAGTTTTATCAGACCTTTCAATAGGGACGGGAGCAAGGGAGTCAAGAATTTCCAGTGCATCAAAGACTTTACGATACAAAATGGTAACAGTCCTATTCTCAGACGTTAAAGGCTTTACCAAGCTAACAGGACAAATGGATGCCGAAGCATTGATTGATGAATTAGACAAATTCTTTTTTAAATTTGATGAAGTTGTAAAAAAATTCAATATTGAAAAAATTAAATCCATTGGTGATACATACATGGCTGCAGGTGGTATTCCTAAAAAGAACAGAACAAATCCTGTTGAAGTTATTCTTGCAGCTATAGAAATGAGAGAATATCTCAGAGACCTTCAAAAAGAACATGCAAAGCATAATATACAAGTCTGGGATTTAACTTTCGGACTACATACAGGACCTGTAGTTGCAGGTGTTGTTGGAAAGAAAAAAATATCTTATGAAATTAAAGGCGATACAGTTAATATTGCCAGCAGAATTGAATCATCAAGTGAAGTTGGTAAAATAAATATTTCTGCAATGACTTATGAGTTTGTTAAAGATTATTTTATATGTGAGTACCGTGGAAAAATGCCTATTAAATACATGGGCGATATTGACATGTACACAGTTAAAAGTTTCAGACCCGAACTGTCAACTGATAAAAAAGGCTTGATACCTAATAAAAATTTCAGAACTAAATTTCAGTTAATACGTTATGATGACCTTAATGAAGTTGTTCTTGACAGATTAGAACAAGAACTTCCGAAATATTTATTTTACCACAACTTAAAACATACAATTGATGTAGTAATTGAAGTAGAAATAATAGGAAAAGGCGAAGGAATTAATGAAGAGGAATTGTTATTATTAAAAACCGCTGCATTATTCCACGATAGTGGACAAATATACGGCGCAAAAGACCACGAAGATAAAAGTTGTGAAATTGCAAGAGAAATACTACCAAAATATGATTATGATGAAGAACAAATTAATGCTATATGTGATATAATTATGGCAACAAAACTACCGCCTGAACCTAAAACAAAGTTGGAAAATATTATTTGTGATTCCGACCTTGATTATCTCGGAAGAAGTGATTTTATTCCGGTTTCTAATACTCTTTTTAAAGAACTTGCTGAACAAAATATCATCACAGATGAAAATGAATGGAATAAAATGCAGGTTAAATTTATTTCAGGTCATCAGTATTTTACCAAAACTGCCAATAATTTAAGAGAAGTAAATAAACAAAAACAAATTGATAGAATAAAAAGCCTTATTTACTAA
- a CDS encoding sigma-70 family RNA polymerase sigma factor encodes MFGICLRYSKDYTEAEDTLQEGFIKVFENISSFKFKGSFEGWLRRIMVNTALEKYRKQNVLYPVSDIFEYAEDIGYDDITSDISAGDLLKLITELSPQYRVVFNLYAIEGYSHNEISKKLGISTGTSKSNLSRARQILQEKVKKLYMLNSGKMKLLK; translated from the coding sequence ATGTTTGGAATATGTTTACGCTATTCAAAAGATTATACCGAAGCTGAAGATACGTTACAGGAAGGTTTTATTAAGGTTTTTGAAAATATTTCAAGTTTTAAATTTAAAGGTTCTTTTGAAGGCTGGTTACGAAGGATAATGGTAAATACGGCATTGGAAAAATACAGGAAACAAAATGTATTATATCCGGTAAGTGATATATTTGAATATGCCGAAGATATTGGTTATGACGATATAACAAGTGACATTTCTGCCGGAGATTTGTTAAAACTAATTACTGAACTTTCTCCTCAATATCGTGTTGTTTTTAATTTATATGCAATTGAGGGATATTCGCATAATGAAATTAGCAAAAAACTTGGTATTTCAACAGGAACATCCAAATCAAATTTGTCAAGAGCAAGGCAAATATTACAAGAAAAAGTAAAAAAATTATATATGTTAAATTCAGGAAAAATGAAACTTTTAAAATGA
- a CDS encoding outer membrane beta-barrel protein: protein MIKENKNIDKLFNNTLHDYEPEVPNHIWDNIKENLVYKKKRSRIILFQRIAASVAILMAFGAGYFLTDLNNKKTQLAEQVIIVNKENELDINTDDKNNSSKNLINPENKTEPETLFDNTDITLPEDNDDKISNEPIYTDKPILNTNIDSDEVEKNITGTNENLFAEAINEDETNINLSADRQDDSELIAISPKYLIDNKTYEVDIKYPDKIEFPYVYYMDETQEKDKNENRFIIAGQFSPLYAFRNVSDVNENTAYKTLSSNNNEQYKNENALISYAGGINLQYQLSKRINIQSGVYYSEIGQVTKNVNITNDNNMYLADYTTPTSAGDIETDFSSIEILNSLDEKENETDVYRIAGNNEMSVNSDFIQNFEYIEIPFIVRYKLIDRKIGLNILGGLSTNILVGNKAFIEYDNEKYKIGETNDINPLGYSSTLGMGIVYVLSKKISVSMEPTFRYALKSISKNNSYYPYSYAVFTGISYSF from the coding sequence ATGATTAAAGAAAACAAAAATATTGATAAATTATTTAATAATACCTTACATGATTATGAACCTGAAGTGCCGAATCATATTTGGGATAATATAAAAGAAAATCTTGTATATAAGAAAAAGAGAAGCAGGATAATATTATTTCAAAGAATTGCTGCCTCTGTTGCTATCTTAATGGCATTTGGTGCGGGATATTTTCTTACCGACCTTAATAATAAAAAAACTCAATTAGCTGAACAAGTAATTATAGTTAATAAAGAAAATGAATTAGATATAAATACTGACGATAAAAATAATTCATCAAAAAATTTAATAAACCCTGAAAATAAAACTGAACCCGAAACTTTATTTGATAATACTGATATTACTCTACCTGAAGATAATGATGATAAAATTTCAAATGAACCAATATATACTGATAAGCCGATATTAAATACGAATATTGATTCAGATGAAGTTGAAAAAAATATTACAGGAACAAACGAAAATTTATTTGCAGAGGCAATAAATGAAGATGAAACAAACATTAACCTGTCTGCCGATAGGCAAGATGACAGTGAATTAATTGCGATTAGCCCAAAATATCTTATCGATAATAAAACTTATGAAGTTGATATTAAATATCCTGACAAAATAGAATTTCCTTATGTTTATTATATGGACGAAACACAAGAAAAAGATAAAAATGAAAATCGCTTTATTATTGCCGGACAATTTTCTCCGCTTTATGCATTCAGAAATGTTAGCGATGTAAATGAAAACACAGCTTATAAAACTTTAAGTAGTAATAATAATGAGCAATATAAAAATGAAAATGCATTAATTTCTTATGCAGGGGGTATAAATTTACAATATCAACTTAGTAAAAGGATAAACATCCAGTCAGGAGTTTATTACTCTGAAATAGGACAGGTAACAAAGAATGTTAATATTACAAATGACAATAATATGTATCTTGCCGATTATACTACTCCAACATCTGCCGGTGATATTGAAACTGATTTTTCTTCTATTGAGATATTAAATAGTCTTGATGAAAAAGAAAACGAGACTGATGTTTATAGAATAGCAGGAAATAATGAGATGTCAGTAAATTCTGATTTTATTCAAAATTTCGAATATATTGAAATACCATTTATAGTAAGATATAAATTAATTGACAGAAAAATCGGGCTCAATATTCTTGGAGGATTAAGCACTAACATTTTAGTTGGTAATAAAGCATTTATTGAATATGATAACGAAAAATATAAAATTGGTGAAACAAATGATATTAACCCCTTAGGATATAGCAGTACTCTTGGAATGGGTATAGTATATGTACTAAGCAAAAAAATATCTGTAAGTATGGAACCAACATTCAGATATGCTTTAAAATCAATAAGTAAAAACAATTCTTATTATCCTTATTCATATGCAGTTTTCACTGGTATAAGCTACTCGTTTTAG